The proteins below come from a single Acidobacteriota bacterium genomic window:
- a CDS encoding sigma-70 family RNA polymerase sigma factor, producing MTTTRANGTTIEMLYRQYSSALVLFAAAIAGDRARAQDAVHHVFAKLLAQGIDHADNAKAYLFASVRNAILNDAKARGREVALDAGIAWFEPPERDYAGELRLRQALAALDGGQREVTVLHIWGELTFAEIGEVLGVSPNTAASRYRYALAKLRELLCAREGCHAGS from the coding sequence GTGACGACCACTCGAGCAAACGGCACAACCATTGAGATGCTGTACCGGCAGTATAGTTCCGCGCTGGTGCTTTTTGCGGCGGCGATTGCGGGTGACCGCGCACGTGCCCAGGACGCCGTCCACCACGTGTTTGCGAAGCTGCTCGCGCAGGGTATCGACCATGCTGACAACGCTAAGGCTTATCTGTTTGCCTCGGTGCGGAACGCGATTTTGAATGACGCCAAAGCGCGCGGGCGCGAGGTGGCGCTGGATGCCGGGATCGCGTGGTTTGAGCCGCCGGAACGCGACTACGCGGGGGAGCTCAGGCTGCGGCAAGCGCTTGCGGCACTCGACGGCGGCCAGCGCGAGGTGACGGTGCTGCACATCTGGGGAGAGCTGACTTTCGCGGAGATTGGCGAGGTGTTGGGCGTGAGTCCGAATACTGCCGCCTCACGGTACCGTTACGCGCTGGCCAAGCTGCGCGAACTCTTGTGTGCCAGGGAGGGTTGCCATGCTGGATCGTGA
- a CDS encoding radical SAM protein, translating into MVGSVQPNPSLTSAGMLAAWGRVLSGRVPMLSIEITRECPLSCPGCYAFGEGHLGGEVTLSELNDLRGDDLVEGVLRLVRRHKPLHVSLVGGEPMVRHRELTRILPALGRMGVFTMVVTSGVIPVPMEWLGIPRLRIAISVDGLPEHHDVRRKPATYQRILRNVEGREFNVHWVITRPMLERPDYLEEYVNFWSLRPEVNRIWVSVYTPQIGEQSAEVLTPADRVTLSAQLPALAKRYRKLLFTEGLAQAFLRPPENPGDCVFAKMSANYSADLETRVEPCVFGGTPDCSQCGCAISSGLHWIRTIKLAGPVKIDHFITASVSLGLLLSRLRSRAARPSRWKPSAIPVQPETDLIQIRSRSV; encoded by the coding sequence ATGGTGGGGTCTGTTCAACCAAATCCGAGCCTGACGTCGGCTGGGATGCTTGCCGCCTGGGGCAGGGTGCTGAGCGGCAGGGTCCCGATGCTTTCCATCGAGATCACGCGGGAGTGCCCGCTGAGCTGTCCCGGGTGTTATGCCTTTGGAGAAGGGCACCTGGGCGGCGAAGTCACGCTGAGTGAATTGAACGACCTGCGCGGTGATGATCTGGTGGAAGGTGTTTTGCGCCTGGTGCGCCGGCACAAGCCGCTCCACGTTTCGCTGGTGGGTGGTGAGCCGATGGTGCGGCATCGCGAGCTGACCAGAATTCTTCCTGCGCTCGGCAGGATGGGCGTGTTTACGATGGTTGTGACAAGCGGCGTTATTCCTGTTCCGATGGAGTGGTTGGGCATCCCGCGCCTGCGCATTGCGATTTCAGTGGACGGGCTGCCGGAACACCACGACGTCCGAAGGAAGCCGGCGACTTACCAGCGCATTCTCAGGAATGTGGAAGGCCGCGAGTTTAACGTGCACTGGGTGATCACGCGGCCGATGCTCGAGCGCCCAGACTACCTGGAAGAGTACGTGAATTTCTGGAGCTTGCGCCCGGAAGTGAACCGCATCTGGGTGAGCGTCTACACTCCCCAGATCGGCGAGCAGAGCGCGGAAGTGCTGACGCCGGCGGACCGCGTCACCCTGTCCGCGCAGTTGCCTGCTTTGGCAAAGCGGTACCGAAAGCTTCTGTTCACCGAAGGCCTTGCCCAGGCCTTTCTTCGTCCGCCGGAAAACCCCGGTGACTGCGTCTTTGCAAAGATGTCAGCCAACTATTCAGCCGATCTTGAAACTCGCGTCGAGCCCTGTGTTTTTGGCGGGACGCCTGACTGTTCCCAGTGCGGTTGCGCCATCAGCAGCGGCTTGCACTGGATCAGGACCATTAAACTGGCAGGCCCTGTGAAGATTGATCACTTCATCACGGCCTCCGTAAGCCTCGGGCTCTTATTGAGCCGGCTTCGGTCACGCGCGGCACGGCCTTCCCGATGGAAACCTTCCGCCATTCCTGTACAACCCGAAACCGACCTGATACAAATTCGTTCTCGAAGCGTGTAA
- a CDS encoding lactonase family protein, with protein MSQTGEGRARLRKTSRRSFLKSAAALGAGAPAFSHDAQFQASRAGQTILAYVGSYTLPAGPDGMVGRGQGIYTLEMDPATGALKQRELIKRNTNPSFMAYDPAGKYMYCVNWTPTYKGTKSGSVSAYLIERPSGHLTLLNTVSSEGANPTHLSIHPSGKFVLVASYFGGTVAVLPILTGGRLGDATDVSHDQGKVGPERAASAPPGSFAISGHDHPHAHMVQADAAGRFVFAADLALDRILAWKFDAGKGKLVPNDPPYIALPPGDGPRHFAFHPSGHWFYTLQEEGSTVAVFDYDAARGRLTLKQTVSSLPAGFTGSNFPAEILVSPDGKFLYASNRLHDTIAWFAISATGTLAWRGEEWTRGNHPRAFNWDPTGNFFYVCNQFADAITTFRLNRETGAITFTGQYTPVPSPASIIFLTL; from the coding sequence ATGTCGCAAACGGGTGAGGGGCGTGCACGCCTCAGGAAGACTTCGCGGCGGAGCTTTCTGAAAAGTGCCGCGGCATTGGGGGCGGGCGCGCCGGCCTTCTCTCACGATGCGCAGTTCCAGGCCAGCCGGGCCGGTCAAACGATCCTCGCCTATGTTGGCAGCTACACTTTGCCGGCAGGCCCGGACGGGATGGTCGGCCGCGGGCAGGGAATCTATACCCTTGAAATGGATCCCGCCACGGGAGCTCTCAAGCAGCGCGAACTGATCAAGCGAAACACCAATCCGTCATTCATGGCCTACGACCCTGCGGGGAAGTACATGTATTGCGTCAATTGGACGCCGACCTACAAGGGAACAAAATCCGGGTCGGTGAGCGCTTACCTCATCGAGCGGCCGAGCGGCCACCTGACGCTGCTGAACACGGTGAGCTCGGAGGGCGCCAACCCCACCCATCTCAGCATTCATCCTTCGGGCAAATTCGTGCTGGTAGCGAGTTATTTTGGAGGCACCGTAGCCGTGCTCCCCATTCTCACCGGCGGCAGGCTGGGCGACGCCACCGACGTATCGCACGACCAGGGCAAGGTAGGGCCTGAGCGAGCGGCCAGCGCTCCACCAGGAAGCTTTGCTATCAGTGGGCATGACCATCCGCACGCGCACATGGTGCAGGCTGATGCAGCAGGTCGCTTCGTATTCGCGGCCGACCTGGCGCTTGACCGTATCCTGGCCTGGAAATTCGATGCCGGGAAAGGAAAACTGGTCCCGAACGATCCTCCGTATATCGCTCTGCCGCCGGGCGACGGGCCGCGCCACTTTGCGTTTCACCCCAGCGGCCACTGGTTCTATACGCTGCAGGAAGAGGGTTCCACCGTGGCCGTTTTCGATTATGATGCGGCGCGGGGCAGGCTCACCCTGAAGCAGACTGTCTCCAGCCTGCCGGCGGGATTCACGGGCTCAAATTTCCCGGCTGAAATTCTGGTTTCACCCGACGGCAAATTTCTCTACGCTTCCAACCGCCTGCACGATACGATCGCCTGGTTTGCCATCAGCGCCACCGGAACGCTTGCCTGGCGCGGCGAAGAATGGACTCGCGGCAATCATCCGCGGGCCTTTAACTGGGACCCCACGGGAAACTTTTTCTACGTGTGCAACCAGTTCGCCGACGCCATCACCACTTTTCGCCTCAATCGCGAAACCGGCGCCATCACCTTCACCGGGCAATACACTCCCGTGCCCAGCCCGGCATCCATCATTTTCCTCACCCTTTAA
- a CDS encoding ABC transporter permease produces MNRIAAIIQRDLLKFFRSPALMMASLIFPLVQLVVLGYAFGGKIKNLKVGVVNQDHGLETVRLREMFGAIAANARTFTPVSYDDPRQALTDLKEGRINALLEIPPEFSRNVLEQHAPQIALVEDNTDNFVTSALEGVFTGLVSAYNQPSVEPRVPRGASLQVVELYPYVPYIQYLLAGSVVLAIFVSAMIGGGIIFIDDKARGLHEGYLVTPISKFELIMGFTLSGASKAILAGLLLSTLGALLAGIPHPFDPLRLLRLVVVIVVSSMALISMMFLMMVRISDPLVPRAVFGVLNTLLFFPSGAVYPINAFPQWMKAITVVDPFTYAVHAFKTLFLKNTGFAAISFDLLFLTVFTIIMMTCATLLFRRTL; encoded by the coding sequence ATGAATCGCATTGCAGCCATCATCCAGCGTGACCTGTTGAAGTTCTTCCGCAGCCCTGCGCTGATGATGGCTTCGCTGATTTTTCCGCTGGTGCAGCTGGTGGTGCTGGGATACGCCTTCGGCGGCAAGATCAAAAACCTGAAGGTGGGCGTCGTCAACCAGGACCACGGCCTTGAGACTGTACGCCTGCGCGAGATGTTTGGAGCGATTGCCGCGAACGCGAGAACGTTCACCCCCGTGAGTTACGACGATCCGCGCCAGGCGCTCACCGATCTCAAGGAGGGCCGCATCAACGCCTTGCTGGAAATCCCGCCCGAATTTTCGCGCAACGTTCTCGAGCAGCACGCTCCGCAGATTGCCCTGGTTGAAGACAATACGGACAACTTTGTCACCAGCGCGCTCGAGGGCGTCTTTACAGGCCTGGTGAGCGCCTACAACCAGCCCAGCGTCGAGCCTCGCGTGCCCCGCGGCGCCAGCTTGCAAGTGGTGGAGCTTTATCCTTACGTTCCCTACATCCAGTATCTGCTGGCGGGCTCCGTTGTGCTGGCCATTTTTGTTTCGGCCATGATCGGCGGCGGCATCATCTTTATCGATGATAAGGCCCGCGGCCTGCATGAAGGCTATCTGGTAACGCCCATCAGCAAGTTTGAATTGATCATGGGTTTCACGCTTTCGGGCGCCAGCAAAGCCATCCTGGCGGGACTGCTGCTCAGCACGCTCGGTGCCTTGCTGGCGGGCATCCCGCATCCATTCGATCCGCTGCGGCTACTGCGCCTTGTGGTGGTGATCGTTGTCAGCTCGATGGCGCTGATCAGCATGATGTTCCTGATGATGGTGCGCATCAGCGACCCGTTGGTGCCGCGCGCGGTCTTTGGCGTGCTCAACACCCTGCTCTTCTTTCCCTCGGGCGCCGTCTATCCCATCAACGCCTTCCCCCAATGGATGAAGGCCATTACGGTTGTTGATCCCTTCACCTACGCTGTGCACGCCTTCAAGACATTGTTTCTCAAGAACACGGGGTTTGCCGCCATCTCCTTCGACCTGTTGTTTCTCACCGTCTTCACCATCATCATGATGACCTGCGCCACGCTGCTCTTCCGCCGGACGTTGTAG
- a CDS encoding ATP-binding cassette domain-containing protein: protein MAAIDVEKLTKRFDGFIAVDALSFSVQEGEIFGLLGPNGAGKSTLIRMLTTLIPPTEGTALVNGFDVVRQQNEVRNCIGVIPQAMTSDLDLSAEENLSIFAKLYGVPRSRRSQIIVELLRAVELEKWAKHPVKHLSGGMRRRLEIARGLVHEPKIFFLDEPTTGLDPTSRIAVWEMLVNIKKKRDLTVLLTTHYMDEADRLCDRIAIVDHGKLMALDSPMKLKASIPAASFLEVSFSAIPVGWQETLQHLPHVESVVEHDHIYRIASHNGPRTTVELMEAVRGAGIEILSLSVQSTTLDDVFTHYTGRQLRDELQEHSYETSLMPPRN, encoded by the coding sequence ATGGCAGCGATAGATGTGGAAAAGCTGACCAAGCGCTTCGACGGATTCATAGCCGTTGACGCACTCAGCTTCAGTGTGCAGGAAGGCGAGATTTTCGGCCTGCTGGGCCCGAACGGCGCCGGCAAGTCCACGCTGATCCGCATGCTGACTACGTTGATTCCACCCACCGAGGGTACGGCGTTGGTGAACGGCTTTGACGTGGTCCGCCAGCAAAACGAAGTGCGGAACTGCATCGGCGTGATTCCGCAGGCAATGACTTCCGATCTCGACTTGAGCGCGGAGGAAAATCTGTCCATCTTTGCCAAACTCTACGGCGTGCCGCGCAGCCGGCGCTCGCAGATCATCGTGGAGCTGCTGCGCGCCGTGGAACTGGAAAAGTGGGCAAAGCATCCCGTCAAGCACCTTTCCGGCGGAATGCGGCGCAGGCTTGAAATTGCGCGCGGGCTGGTGCACGAGCCCAAAATCTTCTTCCTTGATGAGCCGACCACGGGCCTTGATCCGACGTCGCGCATCGCAGTGTGGGAGATGCTGGTGAACATCAAGAAGAAGCGTGACCTGACGGTCCTGCTGACCACGCACTATATGGACGAAGCCGACCGCCTGTGCGACCGCATTGCCATTGTCGATCACGGGAAGCTGATGGCGCTGGATTCGCCGATGAAGCTGAAGGCATCGATTCCGGCGGCGAGTTTTCTGGAGGTCAGCTTCTCGGCCATTCCTGTGGGCTGGCAGGAAACGCTGCAACATCTGCCGCATGTTGAAAGTGTTGTCGAGCACGACCACATTTACCGCATTGCATCGCACAACGGTCCCAGGACAACCGTCGAGCTGATGGAAGCGGTGCGCGGGGCTGGCATCGAGATATTGTCGCTTTCGGTGCAGAGCACCACGCTGGACGACGTTTTTACGCATTACACCGGCAGACAGCTTCGCGACGAGTTGCAGGAACACTCCTACGAAACGAGCCTGATGCCTCCGCGAAATTGA
- a CDS encoding HlyD family efflux transporter periplasmic adaptor subunit: MTRRLFIVILGLVVLASIAVYVITRPPSKGLVLTGLVDADSVSVSSQIAGRLQQVLVDEGESVTKGQLLATIVPRELQADQSFYASSMKSASAQVGAARASLKFQELQTSDQIRQAEANLSATEAQLKQSQANLELARQNYTRTAGLFKQQIVSQQQQDQAEATLQTAQANVESVEKQVQAARAAVALARSNAEQVTMRERQLAANQHQFRAAQAQDQAARARLDYTEIRSPINGLVTLRAALTGEVVNPAQAIVVLYDPDKLWVRADVPETDIHLIRIGERLAVSFPGGLERTGTVYLRGVDAEYATQRDVSRTKRDIKTFEVRLRVDNQDRRLAPGLTAFVTVPVNDGQ, translated from the coding sequence ATGACGCGAAGACTGTTTATTGTGATTCTGGGCCTGGTGGTACTGGCAAGCATCGCCGTTTACGTCATCACGCGCCCGCCGTCAAAGGGCCTCGTCCTCACCGGCCTGGTGGACGCGGACTCCGTCTCTGTCAGCTCGCAGATCGCCGGGAGGCTGCAACAGGTGCTGGTGGATGAAGGCGAATCCGTGACCAAAGGGCAACTGCTGGCGACAATTGTGCCCAGGGAGCTGCAGGCGGACCAGTCATTTTACGCTTCGTCGATGAAGAGCGCGAGCGCCCAGGTGGGTGCGGCGCGCGCTTCGCTGAAATTCCAGGAACTGCAGACGAGCGACCAGATTCGCCAGGCGGAAGCCAACCTGTCCGCGACCGAAGCGCAGTTGAAGCAGTCCCAGGCCAACCTCGAACTCGCCCGGCAGAATTACACGCGCACCGCGGGATTGTTCAAGCAGCAGATTGTTTCACAGCAGCAGCAGGACCAGGCGGAGGCCACGCTGCAGACGGCGCAGGCGAACGTTGAATCGGTCGAAAAGCAAGTGCAGGCGGCCCGCGCGGCGGTGGCGCTTGCCCGTTCCAACGCCGAGCAGGTCACCATGCGCGAACGCCAGCTTGCCGCAAATCAGCACCAGTTTCGGGCGGCGCAGGCGCAGGACCAGGCTGCCCGGGCGCGCCTGGACTACACGGAAATCCGCTCGCCGATCAACGGGCTGGTAACACTGCGGGCGGCGCTCACAGGCGAGGTGGTCAATCCCGCCCAGGCCATCGTGGTGCTTTACGACCCGGACAAGCTCTGGGTGCGAGCGGACGTTCCTGAAACAGATATTCATCTCATCCGCATCGGGGAACGCCTGGCCGTCAGCTTCCCCGGCGGGCTGGAACGCACAGGGACCGTTTATCTCCGCGGCGTGGACGCCGAGTATGCCACCCAGCGCGACGTCAGCCGCACCAAACGCGACATCAAAACATTCGAAGTTCGGCTGCGCGTGGATAATCAGGACCGCAGGCTCGCGCCGGGACTCACGGCCTTTGTCACGGTGCCGGTCAACGACGGGCAATAG
- a CDS encoding TetR/AcrR family transcriptional regulator, with translation MRKKASVRGAASTPESRTVILRAAEHIFAERGLAGARIDAIARAAGVNKALIYYYFKSKDALYLAVVERHMKEFHQQALDLLGSQRTVKDKVLDYVSMHFDFIAARADYPKIFQRFIMADSRPFMRIRKRYFSPVARKFQAVIAQGIRSGEIAASDSTHTAISLVALTVFYFSAAPVLKAAGIIEDPYRKSQLARRKQEVLSFARRALFTNRGADSK, from the coding sequence ATGCGGAAGAAGGCATCAGTCCGGGGGGCCGCGAGCACGCCTGAGTCCCGCACAGTTATCCTGCGCGCTGCCGAACACATTTTTGCGGAGCGGGGACTGGCCGGCGCGCGCATCGACGCCATCGCCCGCGCTGCCGGGGTCAACAAGGCCCTTATCTATTACTATTTCAAGAGCAAGGACGCGCTGTACCTGGCCGTGGTTGAACGGCACATGAAGGAGTTCCATCAACAGGCGCTGGATTTACTCGGCAGCCAGCGGACCGTGAAGGACAAGGTCCTCGACTATGTGAGCATGCACTTTGATTTTATCGCCGCGCGGGCTGACTATCCCAAGATCTTCCAGCGGTTCATCATGGCGGACTCACGGCCTTTTATGCGCATCCGAAAAAGGTATTTTTCTCCGGTGGCAAGGAAGTTTCAGGCGGTGATCGCGCAGGGCATCCGCAGCGGTGAAATCGCCGCCTCCGACAGCACCCATACAGCCATCTCGCTTGTGGCCCTGACGGTGTTTTATTTTTCGGCGGCGCCGGTGCTGAAAGCCGCCGGAATCATCGAAGATCCTTACCGGAAATCACAGCTGGCCAGAAGGAAACAGGAGGTCCTCAGTTTCGCCCGACGGGCGCTTTTCACGAATCGAGGGGCAGATTCCAAATGA
- a CDS encoding D-alanine--D-alanine ligase, translating into MKKRIRVGVLFGGRSGEHEVSLVSAASVVGALDRAKYEVVPIGISREGQWRLGSGALKLLPDVLRKGTAVIPSVDPQGPQLVPLDEDRLQKARPQVDVIFPVLHGTFGEDGTIQGLLELAGIPYVGAGVLGSAAGMDKDVMKRLFRDAGLPVVEWVMVLRSEWKQSPARLRRLIETKLGYPLFVKPANLGSSVGISKVRGRAELARALDLAAEYDRKVIVEKGLDAREIECSVLGNDQPEASVPGEIIPVNEFYDYEAKYVKEGSELIIPAKLSRAQTRSVKDLALRAFRAVDCAGMARVDFLLDRRSGKLFVNEVNTIPGFTPISMYPKMWEASGLPYPALLDRLIQLAFEHHREKEETRYDHGR; encoded by the coding sequence GTGAAAAAGCGAATTCGAGTCGGTGTCCTGTTCGGCGGGCGTTCGGGCGAGCATGAGGTCTCGCTGGTTTCCGCCGCTTCCGTGGTCGGGGCGCTGGACCGTGCAAAATATGAGGTGGTGCCCATCGGGATCAGCCGAGAAGGGCAATGGCGCCTTGGATCAGGAGCCCTTAAGCTGTTGCCCGATGTTCTTCGCAAGGGTACGGCTGTCATTCCGTCAGTTGATCCTCAGGGACCGCAGCTTGTTCCCTTGGATGAAGACCGGCTTCAAAAAGCACGGCCGCAGGTCGACGTCATTTTCCCCGTTCTGCACGGAACGTTTGGCGAAGACGGCACCATCCAGGGTCTGCTGGAGCTTGCCGGAATCCCATACGTCGGCGCGGGAGTGCTGGGCTCCGCCGCGGGCATGGACAAAGACGTGATGAAGCGCCTGTTCCGCGACGCGGGACTTCCCGTGGTGGAATGGGTGATGGTTTTGCGCAGCGAGTGGAAGCAGAGCCCGGCGCGGCTGCGCAGGCTGATTGAAACGAAGCTCGGCTACCCGCTGTTCGTCAAGCCGGCCAACCTGGGCTCCTCCGTGGGTATCAGCAAGGTTCGTGGGCGCGCAGAACTGGCCAGAGCGCTCGACCTCGCGGCGGAGTATGACCGCAAGGTGATCGTCGAGAAAGGCCTCGACGCGCGTGAAATTGAATGTTCAGTGCTCGGGAACGACCAGCCGGAAGCCTCGGTGCCCGGGGAAATCATTCCGGTGAACGAGTTTTACGATTACGAGGCCAAGTACGTGAAGGAAGGCTCCGAACTGATCATCCCTGCGAAACTTTCGCGCGCGCAGACACGCTCAGTGAAAGATCTGGCCCTGCGCGCCTTCCGCGCCGTGGACTGCGCCGGCATGGCGCGCGTGGATTTCCTGCTCGACCGCCGGAGCGGCAAATTGTTTGTGAATGAGGTCAACACCATCCCAGGGTTTACGCCTATCAGCATGTATCCGAAGATGTGGGAGGCCAGCGGCCTGCCCTACCCGGCGTTGCTGGACCGCCTGATCCAGCTTGCGTTTGAACACCACCGCGAAAAAGAAGAGACGCGCTACGATCACGGCAGGTAG
- the rocF gene encoding arginase: MNIRVLGIPLDLGQARRGVDMGPSAVRAAGLNSALRALGHHVEDGGNIHVRIAEEQHFGDKRAKYLKEIAGTCREAAERVYQTVTDGWFPISLGGDHSIAVGTQAGVSRLYHERGQSIGCIWIDAHADMNTPETSPSGNIHGMPFAASLGFGPEELTHIEGFTPKVQAKNCALIGLRDLDSRERRLVKDSGVHAFTMRDIDENGLRTVMEKSISAATNSTAGYVVSLDMDVVDPHEAPGVGTPVPGGITFREAHLIMEMISDTKKMLALEVVEVNPIIDVLNRTAILAVGMAASALGKKIL, encoded by the coding sequence ATGAACATTCGCGTTCTTGGAATTCCGCTTGATCTTGGGCAGGCGCGGCGCGGCGTGGACATGGGTCCGTCAGCGGTGCGCGCGGCGGGGTTGAATTCCGCGCTCAGGGCGCTTGGCCATCACGTGGAAGACGGCGGAAACATTCATGTGCGGATTGCCGAGGAGCAGCATTTTGGCGACAAGCGCGCCAAGTATCTGAAGGAAATTGCCGGGACGTGCCGGGAAGCCGCGGAGCGCGTTTACCAGACGGTCACGGATGGCTGGTTCCCGATTTCGCTGGGCGGCGACCACTCGATTGCGGTTGGGACGCAGGCGGGCGTCTCGAGGCTCTATCACGAACGGGGCCAGTCAATCGGCTGCATCTGGATTGACGCGCACGCCGACATGAACACGCCGGAAACCAGCCCCAGCGGCAACATTCACGGCATGCCGTTTGCCGCATCGCTCGGTTTCGGCCCCGAAGAGCTGACGCATATCGAGGGCTTTACGCCCAAGGTGCAGGCTAAGAATTGCGCGCTTATCGGGCTGCGCGACCTCGACAGCCGCGAGCGCCGGCTGGTAAAGGATTCCGGCGTGCACGCCTTTACCATGCGTGATATTGATGAAAACGGCCTGCGAACTGTGATGGAAAAAAGCATCTCGGCCGCCACCAACAGCACGGCGGGTTATGTGGTATCACTGGATATGGACGTGGTCGATCCGCACGAGGCGCCCGGTGTGGGGACACCCGTGCCGGGCGGGATTACCTTCCGGGAAGCCCATTTGATCATGGAGATGATTTCTGACACGAAGAAGATGCTGGCGCTCGAGGTCGTTGAGGTGAATCCGATTATCGACGTCCTCAACCGGACGGCGATTCTGGCAGTGGGGATGGCAGCTTCGGCTCTGGGGAAAAAAATCCTGTGA
- a CDS encoding DUF2321 domain-containing protein, protein MHENWYDTAQICLNGHIANARWVSRPQHNQDFCTKCGAKTIINCVACESPIRGYYHIPGVAAPNPRAVPAYCYNCGKAYPWTEAALKAARDLSDDLDGLSKEEKDKLKGTLDDLVKDSPQTAVAAGRFERLLSKAGKSASESFRQILVDVVSETAKKIIFPDR, encoded by the coding sequence ATGCACGAGAATTGGTACGATACCGCGCAGATCTGCCTTAACGGTCACATTGCAAATGCTAGATGGGTTTCCCGCCCGCAGCATAATCAGGATTTCTGCACGAAATGTGGGGCAAAAACAATAATAAACTGCGTGGCGTGCGAATCCCCCATAAGGGGCTACTATCACATCCCAGGTGTGGCCGCTCCTAACCCACGCGCAGTACCGGCGTATTGCTACAATTGCGGTAAAGCATACCCGTGGACCGAAGCCGCGCTGAAGGCTGCGCGGGACCTATCGGACGATCTCGACGGGCTATCTAAGGAAGAAAAGGACAAGCTGAAGGGCACGCTAGACGACCTTGTGAAAGACAGTCCGCAGACTGCTGTCGCAGCGGGGAGATTTGAACGACTGCTTTCGAAGGCTGGCAAGTCTGCATCTGAGTCGTTTCGGCAGATTCTCGTTGACGTTGTAAGTGAAACTGCAAAAAAGATCATTTTCCCAGATAGATAG
- a CDS encoding GlsB/YeaQ/YmgE family stress response membrane protein produces MGLLEWIVVGLIAGWLAGKVMKGGGYGIVVDVVLGILGGILGGWIFTLLGVWHGRGFIGSIIVAFIGAVILVWITRLIKKA; encoded by the coding sequence ATGGGCTTACTTGAGTGGATTGTGGTTGGTCTGATTGCAGGTTGGCTCGCTGGAAAGGTGATGAAAGGTGGAGGATACGGGATTGTTGTCGACGTTGTCCTTGGGATACTCGGCGGAATACTCGGCGGATGGATTTTCACATTGCTCGGGGTTTGGCATGGCCGCGGGTTTATCGGATCCATCATTGTAGCTTTCATTGGGGCGGTAATCCTTGTCTGGATTACACGCCTGATCAAGAAAGCTTGA